A portion of the Esox lucius isolate fEsoLuc1 chromosome 20, fEsoLuc1.pri, whole genome shotgun sequence genome contains these proteins:
- the psmc4 gene encoding 26S proteasome regulatory subunit 6B isoform X2, with translation MNYSCGIEDEVPAMLSSRPQTGLSFLAPEPEDLEDLYSRYKKLQQELEFLEVQEEYIKDEQKNLKKEFLHAQEEVKRIQSIPLVIGQFLEAVDQNTAIVGSTTGSNYYVRILSTIDRELLKPNASVALHKHSNALVDVLPPEADSSIMMLTSDQKPDVMYADIGGMDIQKQEVREAVELPLTHFELYKQIGIDPPRGVLMYGPPGCGKTMLAKAVAHHTTAAFIRVVGSEFVQKYLGEGPRMVRDVFRLAKENAPAIIFIDEIDAIATKRFDAQTGADREVQRILLELLNQMDGFDQTVNVKVIMATNRADTLDPALLRPGRLDRKIEFPLPDRRQKRLVFSTITSKMNLSEEVDLEDYVARPDKISGADINSICQEAGMLAVRENRYIVLAKDFEKAYKTVIKKDEQEHEFYK, from the exons ATGAATTACAGCTGTGGGATTGAG GACGAGGTGCCTGCAATGTTGAGCTCACGACCCCAGACAGGGCTTTCTTTCCTGGCCCCAGAACCAGAGGATCTTGAAGATCTTTACAGCAGATACAAG AAACTGCAGCAGGAGCTGGAGTTTTTGGAGGTGCAGGAGGAGTATATCAAAGATGAACAGAAGAACTTAAAGAAGGAGTTCCTCCACGCCCAGGAGGAGGTGAAAAGGATACAGAGTATCCCACTAGTCATTGGGCAGTTCCTGGAAGCTGTGGATCAGAACACAGCCATTGTTGGGTCCACCACAG GCTCTAACTACTATGTGCGTATCCTGAGCACCATCGACAGAGAGCTGCTAAAGCCCAATGCGTCGGTGGCCCTGCACAAGCACAGCAATGCCCTAGTGGATGTGCTGCCCCCAGAGGCTGACAGCAGCATCATGATGCTCAcatcag ACCAAAAGCCAGATGTGATGTATGCGGACATTGGAGGGATGGATATCCAAAAGCAGGAAGTGAGGGAAGCAGTGGAGCTGCCACTCACACACTTTGAGCTCTACAAACAGATTGGTATTGACCCACCTAGGGGGGTTCTGATGTATGGTCCCCCTGGCTGTGGAAAGACCATGCTGGCCAAAGCTGTGGCTCATCATACTACAG cgGCATTCATCCGCGTGGTAGGCTCGGAGTTTGTGCAGAAGTATCTGGGTGAGGGTCCTCGCATGGTACGTGATGTCTTCCGGCTGGCCAAGGAGAACGCCCCCGCCATCATCTTCATTGATGAAATCGATGCTATCGCTACCAAGCGTTTTGATGCACAGACTGGAG CCGACAGAGAGGTGCAGAGGATTCTGCTGGAGCTTCTTAACCAAATGGATGGCTTTGACCAGACTGTCAATGTCAAG GTGATCATGGCCACCAACAGGGCAGACACACTGGACCCAGCCCTCTTGCGTCCGGGCCGCCTGGACAGGAAGATTGAGTTTCCCCTCCCCGACCGTCGGCAGAAACGCCTGGTCTTCTCCACCATCACCAGCAAGATGAACCTGTCTGAGGAGGTGGACCTGGAGGACT ATGTTGCTAGACCAGACAAGATCTCAGGAGCCGACATCAACTCTATCTGCCAGGAG gctGGAATGCTGGCTGTCCGTGAGAATAGGTACATCGTCTTGGCCAAGGACTTTGAGAAGGCCTACAAAACTGTTATTAAGAAGGACGAGCAGGAGCATGAATTCTACAAGTAG
- the psmc4 gene encoding 26S proteasome regulatory subunit 6B isoform X1 — translation MEDIGVTVEKIQDEVPAMLSSRPQTGLSFLAPEPEDLEDLYSRYKKLQQELEFLEVQEEYIKDEQKNLKKEFLHAQEEVKRIQSIPLVIGQFLEAVDQNTAIVGSTTGSNYYVRILSTIDRELLKPNASVALHKHSNALVDVLPPEADSSIMMLTSDQKPDVMYADIGGMDIQKQEVREAVELPLTHFELYKQIGIDPPRGVLMYGPPGCGKTMLAKAVAHHTTAAFIRVVGSEFVQKYLGEGPRMVRDVFRLAKENAPAIIFIDEIDAIATKRFDAQTGADREVQRILLELLNQMDGFDQTVNVKVIMATNRADTLDPALLRPGRLDRKIEFPLPDRRQKRLVFSTITSKMNLSEEVDLEDYVARPDKISGADINSICQEAGMLAVRENRYIVLAKDFEKAYKTVIKKDEQEHEFYK, via the exons ATGGAGGATATTGGAGTAACTGTTGAAAAAATTCAG GACGAGGTGCCTGCAATGTTGAGCTCACGACCCCAGACAGGGCTTTCTTTCCTGGCCCCAGAACCAGAGGATCTTGAAGATCTTTACAGCAGATACAAG AAACTGCAGCAGGAGCTGGAGTTTTTGGAGGTGCAGGAGGAGTATATCAAAGATGAACAGAAGAACTTAAAGAAGGAGTTCCTCCACGCCCAGGAGGAGGTGAAAAGGATACAGAGTATCCCACTAGTCATTGGGCAGTTCCTGGAAGCTGTGGATCAGAACACAGCCATTGTTGGGTCCACCACAG GCTCTAACTACTATGTGCGTATCCTGAGCACCATCGACAGAGAGCTGCTAAAGCCCAATGCGTCGGTGGCCCTGCACAAGCACAGCAATGCCCTAGTGGATGTGCTGCCCCCAGAGGCTGACAGCAGCATCATGATGCTCAcatcag ACCAAAAGCCAGATGTGATGTATGCGGACATTGGAGGGATGGATATCCAAAAGCAGGAAGTGAGGGAAGCAGTGGAGCTGCCACTCACACACTTTGAGCTCTACAAACAGATTGGTATTGACCCACCTAGGGGGGTTCTGATGTATGGTCCCCCTGGCTGTGGAAAGACCATGCTGGCCAAAGCTGTGGCTCATCATACTACAG cgGCATTCATCCGCGTGGTAGGCTCGGAGTTTGTGCAGAAGTATCTGGGTGAGGGTCCTCGCATGGTACGTGATGTCTTCCGGCTGGCCAAGGAGAACGCCCCCGCCATCATCTTCATTGATGAAATCGATGCTATCGCTACCAAGCGTTTTGATGCACAGACTGGAG CCGACAGAGAGGTGCAGAGGATTCTGCTGGAGCTTCTTAACCAAATGGATGGCTTTGACCAGACTGTCAATGTCAAG GTGATCATGGCCACCAACAGGGCAGACACACTGGACCCAGCCCTCTTGCGTCCGGGCCGCCTGGACAGGAAGATTGAGTTTCCCCTCCCCGACCGTCGGCAGAAACGCCTGGTCTTCTCCACCATCACCAGCAAGATGAACCTGTCTGAGGAGGTGGACCTGGAGGACT ATGTTGCTAGACCAGACAAGATCTCAGGAGCCGACATCAACTCTATCTGCCAGGAG gctGGAATGCTGGCTGTCCGTGAGAATAGGTACATCGTCTTGGCCAAGGACTTTGAGAAGGCCTACAAAACTGTTATTAAGAAGGACGAGCAGGAGCATGAATTCTACAAGTAG
- the psmc4 gene encoding 26S proteasome regulatory subunit 6B isoform X3, translated as MLSSRPQTGLSFLAPEPEDLEDLYSRYKKLQQELEFLEVQEEYIKDEQKNLKKEFLHAQEEVKRIQSIPLVIGQFLEAVDQNTAIVGSTTGSNYYVRILSTIDRELLKPNASVALHKHSNALVDVLPPEADSSIMMLTSDQKPDVMYADIGGMDIQKQEVREAVELPLTHFELYKQIGIDPPRGVLMYGPPGCGKTMLAKAVAHHTTAAFIRVVGSEFVQKYLGEGPRMVRDVFRLAKENAPAIIFIDEIDAIATKRFDAQTGADREVQRILLELLNQMDGFDQTVNVKVIMATNRADTLDPALLRPGRLDRKIEFPLPDRRQKRLVFSTITSKMNLSEEVDLEDYVARPDKISGADINSICQEAGMLAVRENRYIVLAKDFEKAYKTVIKKDEQEHEFYK; from the exons ATGTTGAGCTCACGACCCCAGACAGGGCTTTCTTTCCTGGCCCCAGAACCAGAGGATCTTGAAGATCTTTACAGCAGATACAAG AAACTGCAGCAGGAGCTGGAGTTTTTGGAGGTGCAGGAGGAGTATATCAAAGATGAACAGAAGAACTTAAAGAAGGAGTTCCTCCACGCCCAGGAGGAGGTGAAAAGGATACAGAGTATCCCACTAGTCATTGGGCAGTTCCTGGAAGCTGTGGATCAGAACACAGCCATTGTTGGGTCCACCACAG GCTCTAACTACTATGTGCGTATCCTGAGCACCATCGACAGAGAGCTGCTAAAGCCCAATGCGTCGGTGGCCCTGCACAAGCACAGCAATGCCCTAGTGGATGTGCTGCCCCCAGAGGCTGACAGCAGCATCATGATGCTCAcatcag ACCAAAAGCCAGATGTGATGTATGCGGACATTGGAGGGATGGATATCCAAAAGCAGGAAGTGAGGGAAGCAGTGGAGCTGCCACTCACACACTTTGAGCTCTACAAACAGATTGGTATTGACCCACCTAGGGGGGTTCTGATGTATGGTCCCCCTGGCTGTGGAAAGACCATGCTGGCCAAAGCTGTGGCTCATCATACTACAG cgGCATTCATCCGCGTGGTAGGCTCGGAGTTTGTGCAGAAGTATCTGGGTGAGGGTCCTCGCATGGTACGTGATGTCTTCCGGCTGGCCAAGGAGAACGCCCCCGCCATCATCTTCATTGATGAAATCGATGCTATCGCTACCAAGCGTTTTGATGCACAGACTGGAG CCGACAGAGAGGTGCAGAGGATTCTGCTGGAGCTTCTTAACCAAATGGATGGCTTTGACCAGACTGTCAATGTCAAG GTGATCATGGCCACCAACAGGGCAGACACACTGGACCCAGCCCTCTTGCGTCCGGGCCGCCTGGACAGGAAGATTGAGTTTCCCCTCCCCGACCGTCGGCAGAAACGCCTGGTCTTCTCCACCATCACCAGCAAGATGAACCTGTCTGAGGAGGTGGACCTGGAGGACT ATGTTGCTAGACCAGACAAGATCTCAGGAGCCGACATCAACTCTATCTGCCAGGAG gctGGAATGCTGGCTGTCCGTGAGAATAGGTACATCGTCTTGGCCAAGGACTTTGAGAAGGCCTACAAAACTGTTATTAAGAAGGACGAGCAGGAGCATGAATTCTACAAGTAG
- the LOC105031109 gene encoding uncharacterized protein LOC105031109 codes for MQNIINIVFLIVAGTWAQIAIQRPAEIVYKLSQNATFPCEFIHTPVQQVEKNPIIYWHNMFQSNMTRLWPTSGLHYKDRVEVLDSDLNSRNRSLLLKNVQWEDSEGKYECKLSYRAGGHSARTKGNGTKLLIYDSLSFHPVNNTLLCAVNVSWDPRFVLSVRHKGSKASLVRSATGPFQLITPLSISLPLEKNKDYECQLNLSSTVLLNQTFKQPVETSEKELPEPVFLFVAILLVPITVFLALLIAVLKKV; via the exons ATGCAGAACATTATCAATATTGTTTTCCTTATTGTTGCAG GAACTTGGGCCCAGATTGCTATCCAGAGACCTGCAGAGATTGTATATAAATTGTCTCAGAATGCCACCTTCCCCTGTGAGTTCATACACACCCCAGTCCAGCAGGTGGAAAAGAATCCAATAATTTACTGGCACAATATGTTTCAGAGCAATATGACTAGGCTCTGGCCAACATCAGGGTTACATTACAAGGATCGTGTGGAGGTTCTGGACAGTGACCTCAACTCACGAAACAGATCTCTCCTACTTAAGAATGTCCAGTGGGAGGACAGCGAAGGGAAGTACGAGTGTAAGCTTTCTTATAGGGCCGGTGGACATAGTGCCAGGACGAAAGGGAATGGCACCAAGCTGCTGATATATG ATTCGTTAAGTTTTCATCCAGTGAATAACACACTTCTGTGTGCTGTGAATGTATCCTGGGACCCACGGTTTGTGTTGTCCGTCCGGCACAAGGGATCTAAAGCGTCCCTTGTCCGAAGCGCCACTGGTCCTTTTCAACTCATCACGCCGTTGTCTATAAGCCTCCCACTGGAGAAGAACAAGGACTATGAGTGTCAGCTCAACCTGAGCTCCACCGTTCTACTGAATCAGACCTTCAAACAACCAGTGGAGACATCAG AGAAGGAGCTTCCTGAACCAGTGTTTCTGTTCGTGGCTATCCTCCTAGTCCCCATCACTGTATTCCTGGCTCTGCTCATAGCAGTGCTTAAAAAAGTCTGA